Proteins encoded by one window of Cloeon dipterum chromosome 2, ieCloDipt1.1, whole genome shotgun sequence:
- the LOC135937286 gene encoding uncharacterized protein LOC135937286 isoform X3, with protein sequence MSKATGTVPKAKKRPNPSAQFNNDEQPPSLWPPVNNLQSTDWHAARQSNSQRDPPPAAEFTEQFAAFLASEGASGSRGTRQSIQHMTTTGSQSFPRGREHQSPTDMDGDTRTNGIDHQQRYPEGGAHALLDATKNNIARIPDRNQVLSRLNQIRDYVKQTSALMDSLNGSTDSSHLAQTVRLSRMQSELQESERKLVQMLAVIPPNDEGTTNGNASPLGFSSGAIPKARDQNQLVVNQQQSRRRVSSSEERSPGPGPTPAQYAKHQELKLKVEESQKKLQALVQHQAALISLQEKAQQQLRDPKSLSQEFLRNWTDRADSLTGQFQDMSTTDAVSLLGDHDKELDAEFMAIQERLQEIHDRKRTVDRLNRDMQTLQLSPRENHLSTSSDEEEVEQVTASFVDVDAKVEELNNMKARLANLQSLVAAINRGEMPYDSIKTALASQESEPRRDHSSRSSSSKPDNTFRNSDTLPKSIDDQTLEIRHKAQQLDKAKQKLQQLKEILSAAGLAEDDLDEEESVNSYSSTGRNADQQIPNQELEQLMRTYLQQPKAETTPSPSVPQRKNKNIKQDLVNIVHDPTGSSQKAYMQAKRQELEEMMRKDQGQSSSLNQDTCNASGITVSDTGATWGGSMLSSVQPQSEQQQSINCSSDEFFWETDLMGANGPTTHPLYSLAATTMRQVQNSQKSPAANKNPIWPEPPLESSTPIYDVPPRSGSSTATPRPMGDEASPHAQWWLLQQQLEASNATCQNMMQQWQWGSPSPESWWMSSPIASQMMTTLSQCCQMLWMQQREIMNLHATLQSMQDRMVCNEQNLSANFQPPPFNNSAEVNASASVTGAHSLPNLCEGLPQFMIPPSAHFPWPPTQTPNNASALPTLIRHGPQVTLNNQVPPGVRANNYWDNFRSYSRQNLLSTNTKVNDGQIQHPSPLTDRSHNSLRNNGESQPLPSRSSGQQPRKQKLNSERPPVPSQQAPLIQSHSLSGNLPAEQLFSELASLVAQNQSHPEFLPQLFRELKTLRCTSDCQRVLNSIREIGRQDELLRSEEASNNRSETPEGAAALPFKSPQVNENQVDTKIQSLLLQLMPFLKSKRDDCCTPLLLDFIIQRTLSHVTITQQPALNSFVHGQLQGRLADALAKFQGCWLRDVGEEMLATVAEVLLKELAFFKLFENVVDQGGSATLFANAQNDAQTINSDALLQDEQVESSDSEMGEAAAPPTPPQRNCWLPPSLREATKVAMEAKTETVEVDLCDGDLAEADQSHEVAVQEPDGRGSQAEGTDTPDMGRQLDSLETINLSVEQPPTANDEVWQVEQDRELDQVPSRLEPGETSQLPGPPSGQP encoded by the exons ATGTCCAAAGCGACGGGAACCGTGCCGAAAGCCAAAAAGCGGCCGAACCCATCGGCACAGTTCAATAACGACGAACAACCGCCGTCGCTTTGGCCCCCAGTGAACAATTTACAG TCCACTGACTGGCATGCAGCACGGCAGAGCAACAGCCAGAGGGACCCACCCCCAGCTGCAGAGTTTACCGAGcaatttgctgcatttttagCTTCAG AAGGAGCTAGTGGATCACGTGGAACAAGGCAAAGTATTCAGCACATGACCACTACAGGATCTCAATCATTTCCAAGAGGCAGAGAGCACcag agcCCTACTGATATGGATGGAGATACTCGAACCAATGGAATTGACCACCAACAGAGGTATCCTGAGGGAGGAGCTCATGCTCTGCTTGATGCCACCAAAAACAACATCGCACGAATT CCTGATCGCAACCAAGTCTTGAGCCGACTGAATCAAATCCGTGACTATGTGAAGCAAACCTCAGCATTGATGGATTCCCTGAACGGATCTACAGATTCG AGTCATCTAGCTCAGACTGTTCGCTTAAGTCGAATGCaatcagaattgcaagaaaGTGAGAGGAAGCTTGTTCAGATGCTAGCTGTCATTCCTCCAAATGATGAG GGCACAACCAATGGTAATGCATCTCCACTGGGTTTCTCAAGTGGAGCGATTCCCAAAGCCAGGGATCAGAATCAGTTGGTTGTCAACCAGCAACAGTCAAGGAGACGTGTGTCCTCGTCAGAAGAG AGATCTCCAGGCCCAGGACCAACCCCTGCTCAGTACGCGAAACATCAGGAACTAAAACTGAAAGTGGAGGAAAGTCAAAAAAAG CTTCAAGCTTTAGTGCAGCACCAAGCAGCTCTGATATCTCTCCAAGAGAAGGCACAGCAGCAGTTAAGGGATCCCAAGTCTCTATCTCAG GAGTTTCTCCGAAACTGGACTGACAGAGCTGACAGCCTTACTGGCCAATTCCAAGACATGTCGACAACTGACGCCGTCAGTTTGTTGGGAGACCACGACAAGGAGCTGGATGCAGAGTTCATGGCGATTCAAGAAAGACTTCAAGAAATCCATGACCGGAAGAGAACAGTGGATAGACTGAATAGGGATATGCAGACCCTGCAACTCTCCCCGAGAG AGAACCATCTGTCAACCAGTTCTGATGAAGAGGAAGTGGAGCAGGTCACAGCCTCATTTGTGGATGTGGATGCTAAGGTTGAGGAATTGAACAATATGAAAGCTAGACTCGCAAACCTGCAATCCCTAGTGGCCGCTATTAACCGTGGAGAAATGCCATAT GACTCAATAAAGACTGCATTGGCAAGCCAGGAATCTGAGCCAAGGCGTGATCATTCGTCTAGATCATCCTCTTCAAAGCCAGACAACACATTTAGGAATTCAGACACTCTTCCCAAATCCATTGATGACCAGACTCTGGAGATTCGACACAAGGCTCA GCAATTAGACAAGGCCAAGCAGAAACTACAACAGCTGAAAGAGATTCTCAGTGCAGCAGGACTTGCGGAGGATGATCTTGATGAAGAGGAATCGGTGAATag TTATTCTAGCACTGGGAGGAATGCCGATCAACAAATACCCAATCAAGAACTGGAGCAACTGATGAGGACGTACTTGCAACAGCCCAAGGCTGAAACTACTCCCAGTCCATCAGTGCctcaaagaaaaaacaagaatATCAAGCAGGATTTAGTG AACATTGTGCATGATCCAACTGGAAGCAGCCAGAAAGCTTACATGCAAGCCAAGCGCCAAGAACTGGAAGAAATGATGCGTAAGGATCAGGGTCAGAGTTCATCTTTAAATCAGGACACTTGCAACGCATCAG GCATTACTGTCTCTGACACTGGGGCAACTTGGGGAGGCAGCATGCTCTCCTCCGTCCAACCTCAATCTGAGCAGCAACAGAGCATAAACTGCTCAAGCGATGAGTTTTTCTGGGAAACTGATTTGATGGGTGCCAATGGGCCAACCACGCATCCACTGTACAGCTTGGCTGCAACCACTATGCGTCAAGTGCAAAACTCTCAGAAAAGTCCAGCTG caaacaaaaatcCTATCTGGCCTGAACCTCCTTTGGAGTCGTCAACGCCAATATATGACGTTCCTCCTCGTTCTGGCAGCAGCACTGCCACTCCTCGTCCTATGGGGGATGAAGCATCACCTCATGCTCAGTGGTGGCTTTTGCAG caacAACTTGAAGCTTCAAATGCAACATGCCAGAACATGATGCAGCAGTGGCAGTGGGGCTCTCCTTCCCCTGAAAGTTGGTGGATGTCTAGCCCGATTGCTTCGCAAATGATGACAACATTGAGCCAGTGCTGCCAAATGCTGTGGATGCAGCAGAGGGAGATTATGAACTTACATGCCACCCTGCAGTCG ATGCAAGATAGGATGGTGTGCAACGAGCAAAATTTGAGTGCCAATTTCCAGCCACCTCCATTCAACAATTCTGCTGAGGTGAACGCATCTGCTTCCGTCACTGGGGCCCATTCGCTGCCAAATCTGTGTGAGGGGCTTCCTCAGTTCATGATTCCGCCCAGCGCCCACTTTCCGTGGCCCCCGACCCAAACCCCAAATAACGCTTCAGCTCTGCCCACTTTGATCCGACATGGCCCCCAAGTTACCCTCAACAACCAAGTTCCTCCAGGCGTCAGAGCCAACAATTATTGGGACAATTTTCGAAG CTATTCTCGTCAGAATCTACTGTCAACCAACACGAAAGTGAATGATGGTCAGATCCAGCATCCCAGCCCTTTGACAGACAGATCTCATAACTCACTCAGAAACAATGGAGAGAGCCAACCCTTGCCTTCTAGGAGCTCAGGTCAGCAGCCAAGGAAGCAAAAGCTTAATTCAGAGAGGCCACCTGTTCCTTCTCAGCAAGCTCCACTAATCCAATCACATTCTTT aaGTGGAAACTTGCCTGCTGAGCAACTGTTTTCTGAGCTCGCCTCGTTGGTTGCCCAGAACCAAAGTCACCCTGAATTTCTGCCTCAGCTGTTCAGAGAACTCAAGACTCTGAGGTGCACTTCTGACTGCCAAAGGGTATTGAACAGCATAAGAGAAATTGGCAGACAGGATGAGTTGCTGCGCTCTGAAGAAGCTAGTAACAATCGATCTGAAACGCCAGAAGGTGCCGCTGCTTTGCCATTCAAATCACCACAG GTCAATGAGAACCAGGTTGACACTAAAATCCAGagtctgctgctgcagctAATGCCATTTTTGAAGAGCAAGCGCGATGACTGCTGCACTCCTTTACTCCTCGATTTTATCATACAGAGAACTTTGAGCCATGTTACTATTACTCAGCAACCAGCACTCAACTCGTTTGTGCACGGACAACTCCAAGGACGGCTCGCAGACGCTCTTGCTAAATTCCAAGGCTGTTg GTTGCGAGATGTTGGAGAAGAAATGCTGGCCACCGTTGCTGAAGTTCTCTTGAAGGAACTGGCGTTCTTTAAACTTTTTGAGAACGTTGTTGATCAAGGGGGATCGGCCACGTTGTTTGCCAACGCTCAGAATGACGCTCAGACCATTAACTCTGATGCACTCCTGCAAGACGAGCAG GTTGAATCAAGTGACTCCGAAATGGGCGAAGCGGCGGCTCCTCCGACGCCCCCACAGCGTAACTGCTGGCTGCCCCCCAGCTTGAGGGAGGCCACCAAGGTTGCCATGGAGGCTAAGACGGAGACTGTGGAGGTTGACTTGTGTGATGGAGACTTGGCTGAAGCAGACCAGAGCCACGAGGTAGCTGTGCAGGAGCCAGATGGCAGAGGAAGTCAAGCAGAGGGGACTGATACACCTGATATGGGCAGGCAACTGGACAGTTTGGAGACAATCAACCTGTCAGTAGAGCAACCACCAACTGCAAAT GATGAAGTTTGGCAGGTGGAGCAGGACCGAGAGCTGGACCAAGTGCCATCAAGATTAGAGCCTGGAGAGACTTCCCAGCTGCCTGGACCTCCATCAGGTCAACCTTAA
- the LOC135937286 gene encoding uncharacterized protein LOC135937286 isoform X1, whose protein sequence is MSKATGTVPKAKKRPNPSAQFNNDEQPPSLWPPVNNLQSTDWHAARQSNSQRDPPPAAEFTEQFAAFLASEGASGSRGTRQSIQHMTTTGSQSFPRGREHQSPTDMDGDTRTNGIDHQQRYPEGGAHALLDATKNNIARIPDRNQVLSRLNQIRDYVKQTSALMDSLNGSTDSSHLAQTVRLSRMQSELQESERKLVQMLAVIPPNDEGTTNGNASPLGFSSGAIPKARDQNQLVVNQQQSRRRVSSSEERSPGPGPTPAQYAKHQELKLKVEESQKKLQALVQHQAALISLQEKAQQQLRDPKSLSQEFLRNWTDRADSLTGQFQDMSTTDAVSLLGDHDKELDAEFMAIQERLQEIHDRKRTVDRLNRDMQTLQLSPRENHLSTSSDEEEVEQVTASFVDVDAKVEELNNMKARLANLQSLVAAINRGEMPYDSIKTALASQESEPRRDHSSRSSSSKPDNTFRNSDTLPKSIDDQTLEIRHKAQQLDKAKQKLQQLKEILSAAGLAEDDLDEEESVNSYSSTGRNADQQIPNQELEQLMRTYLQQPKAETTPSPSVPQRKNKNIKQDLVNIVHDPTGSSQKAYMQAKRQELEEMMRKDQGQSSSLNQDTCNASGITVSDTGATWGGSMLSSVQPQSEQQQSINCSSDEFFWETDLMGANGPTTHPLYSLAATTMRQVQNSQKSPAANKNPIWPEPPLESSTPIYDVPPRSGSSTATPRPMGDEASPHAQWWLLQQQLEASNATCQNMMQQWQWGSPSPESWWMSSPIASQMMTTLSQCCQMLWMQQREIMNLHATLQSMQDRMVCNEQNLSANFQPPPFNNSAEVNASASVTGAHSLPNLCEGLPQFMIPPSAHFPWPPTQTPNNASALPTLIRHGPQVTLNNQVPPGVRANNYWDNFRSYSRQNLLSTNTKVNDGQIQHPSPLTDRSHNSLRNNGESQPLPSRSSGQQPRKQKLNSERPPVPSQQAPLIQSHSLSGNLPAEQLFSELASLVAQNQSHPEFLPQLFRELKTLRCTSDCQRVLNSIREIGRQDELLRSEEASNNRSETPEGAAALPFKSPQRQVNENQVDTKIQSLLLQLMPFLKSKRDDCCTPLLLDFIIQRTLSHVTITQQPALNSFVHGQLQGRLADALAKFQGCWLRDVGEEMLATVAEVLLKELAFFKLFENVVDQGGSATLFANAQNDAQTINSDALLQDEQVESSDSEMGEAAAPPTPPQRNCWLPPSLREATKVAMEAKTETVEVDLCDGDLAEADQSHEVAVQEPDGRGSQAEGTDTPDMGRQLDSLETINLSVEQPPTANDEVWQVEQDRELDQVPSRLEPGETSQLPGPPSGQP, encoded by the exons ATGTCCAAAGCGACGGGAACCGTGCCGAAAGCCAAAAAGCGGCCGAACCCATCGGCACAGTTCAATAACGACGAACAACCGCCGTCGCTTTGGCCCCCAGTGAACAATTTACAG TCCACTGACTGGCATGCAGCACGGCAGAGCAACAGCCAGAGGGACCCACCCCCAGCTGCAGAGTTTACCGAGcaatttgctgcatttttagCTTCAG AAGGAGCTAGTGGATCACGTGGAACAAGGCAAAGTATTCAGCACATGACCACTACAGGATCTCAATCATTTCCAAGAGGCAGAGAGCACcag agcCCTACTGATATGGATGGAGATACTCGAACCAATGGAATTGACCACCAACAGAGGTATCCTGAGGGAGGAGCTCATGCTCTGCTTGATGCCACCAAAAACAACATCGCACGAATT CCTGATCGCAACCAAGTCTTGAGCCGACTGAATCAAATCCGTGACTATGTGAAGCAAACCTCAGCATTGATGGATTCCCTGAACGGATCTACAGATTCG AGTCATCTAGCTCAGACTGTTCGCTTAAGTCGAATGCaatcagaattgcaagaaaGTGAGAGGAAGCTTGTTCAGATGCTAGCTGTCATTCCTCCAAATGATGAG GGCACAACCAATGGTAATGCATCTCCACTGGGTTTCTCAAGTGGAGCGATTCCCAAAGCCAGGGATCAGAATCAGTTGGTTGTCAACCAGCAACAGTCAAGGAGACGTGTGTCCTCGTCAGAAGAG AGATCTCCAGGCCCAGGACCAACCCCTGCTCAGTACGCGAAACATCAGGAACTAAAACTGAAAGTGGAGGAAAGTCAAAAAAAG CTTCAAGCTTTAGTGCAGCACCAAGCAGCTCTGATATCTCTCCAAGAGAAGGCACAGCAGCAGTTAAGGGATCCCAAGTCTCTATCTCAG GAGTTTCTCCGAAACTGGACTGACAGAGCTGACAGCCTTACTGGCCAATTCCAAGACATGTCGACAACTGACGCCGTCAGTTTGTTGGGAGACCACGACAAGGAGCTGGATGCAGAGTTCATGGCGATTCAAGAAAGACTTCAAGAAATCCATGACCGGAAGAGAACAGTGGATAGACTGAATAGGGATATGCAGACCCTGCAACTCTCCCCGAGAG AGAACCATCTGTCAACCAGTTCTGATGAAGAGGAAGTGGAGCAGGTCACAGCCTCATTTGTGGATGTGGATGCTAAGGTTGAGGAATTGAACAATATGAAAGCTAGACTCGCAAACCTGCAATCCCTAGTGGCCGCTATTAACCGTGGAGAAATGCCATAT GACTCAATAAAGACTGCATTGGCAAGCCAGGAATCTGAGCCAAGGCGTGATCATTCGTCTAGATCATCCTCTTCAAAGCCAGACAACACATTTAGGAATTCAGACACTCTTCCCAAATCCATTGATGACCAGACTCTGGAGATTCGACACAAGGCTCA GCAATTAGACAAGGCCAAGCAGAAACTACAACAGCTGAAAGAGATTCTCAGTGCAGCAGGACTTGCGGAGGATGATCTTGATGAAGAGGAATCGGTGAATag TTATTCTAGCACTGGGAGGAATGCCGATCAACAAATACCCAATCAAGAACTGGAGCAACTGATGAGGACGTACTTGCAACAGCCCAAGGCTGAAACTACTCCCAGTCCATCAGTGCctcaaagaaaaaacaagaatATCAAGCAGGATTTAGTG AACATTGTGCATGATCCAACTGGAAGCAGCCAGAAAGCTTACATGCAAGCCAAGCGCCAAGAACTGGAAGAAATGATGCGTAAGGATCAGGGTCAGAGTTCATCTTTAAATCAGGACACTTGCAACGCATCAG GCATTACTGTCTCTGACACTGGGGCAACTTGGGGAGGCAGCATGCTCTCCTCCGTCCAACCTCAATCTGAGCAGCAACAGAGCATAAACTGCTCAAGCGATGAGTTTTTCTGGGAAACTGATTTGATGGGTGCCAATGGGCCAACCACGCATCCACTGTACAGCTTGGCTGCAACCACTATGCGTCAAGTGCAAAACTCTCAGAAAAGTCCAGCTG caaacaaaaatcCTATCTGGCCTGAACCTCCTTTGGAGTCGTCAACGCCAATATATGACGTTCCTCCTCGTTCTGGCAGCAGCACTGCCACTCCTCGTCCTATGGGGGATGAAGCATCACCTCATGCTCAGTGGTGGCTTTTGCAG caacAACTTGAAGCTTCAAATGCAACATGCCAGAACATGATGCAGCAGTGGCAGTGGGGCTCTCCTTCCCCTGAAAGTTGGTGGATGTCTAGCCCGATTGCTTCGCAAATGATGACAACATTGAGCCAGTGCTGCCAAATGCTGTGGATGCAGCAGAGGGAGATTATGAACTTACATGCCACCCTGCAGTCG ATGCAAGATAGGATGGTGTGCAACGAGCAAAATTTGAGTGCCAATTTCCAGCCACCTCCATTCAACAATTCTGCTGAGGTGAACGCATCTGCTTCCGTCACTGGGGCCCATTCGCTGCCAAATCTGTGTGAGGGGCTTCCTCAGTTCATGATTCCGCCCAGCGCCCACTTTCCGTGGCCCCCGACCCAAACCCCAAATAACGCTTCAGCTCTGCCCACTTTGATCCGACATGGCCCCCAAGTTACCCTCAACAACCAAGTTCCTCCAGGCGTCAGAGCCAACAATTATTGGGACAATTTTCGAAG CTATTCTCGTCAGAATCTACTGTCAACCAACACGAAAGTGAATGATGGTCAGATCCAGCATCCCAGCCCTTTGACAGACAGATCTCATAACTCACTCAGAAACAATGGAGAGAGCCAACCCTTGCCTTCTAGGAGCTCAGGTCAGCAGCCAAGGAAGCAAAAGCTTAATTCAGAGAGGCCACCTGTTCCTTCTCAGCAAGCTCCACTAATCCAATCACATTCTTT aaGTGGAAACTTGCCTGCTGAGCAACTGTTTTCTGAGCTCGCCTCGTTGGTTGCCCAGAACCAAAGTCACCCTGAATTTCTGCCTCAGCTGTTCAGAGAACTCAAGACTCTGAGGTGCACTTCTGACTGCCAAAGGGTATTGAACAGCATAAGAGAAATTGGCAGACAGGATGAGTTGCTGCGCTCTGAAGAAGCTAGTAACAATCGATCTGAAACGCCAGAAGGTGCCGCTGCTTTGCCATTCAAATCACCACAG CGGCAGGTCAATGAGAACCAGGTTGACACTAAAATCCAGagtctgctgctgcagctAATGCCATTTTTGAAGAGCAAGCGCGATGACTGCTGCACTCCTTTACTCCTCGATTTTATCATACAGAGAACTTTGAGCCATGTTACTATTACTCAGCAACCAGCACTCAACTCGTTTGTGCACGGACAACTCCAAGGACGGCTCGCAGACGCTCTTGCTAAATTCCAAGGCTGTTg GTTGCGAGATGTTGGAGAAGAAATGCTGGCCACCGTTGCTGAAGTTCTCTTGAAGGAACTGGCGTTCTTTAAACTTTTTGAGAACGTTGTTGATCAAGGGGGATCGGCCACGTTGTTTGCCAACGCTCAGAATGACGCTCAGACCATTAACTCTGATGCACTCCTGCAAGACGAGCAG GTTGAATCAAGTGACTCCGAAATGGGCGAAGCGGCGGCTCCTCCGACGCCCCCACAGCGTAACTGCTGGCTGCCCCCCAGCTTGAGGGAGGCCACCAAGGTTGCCATGGAGGCTAAGACGGAGACTGTGGAGGTTGACTTGTGTGATGGAGACTTGGCTGAAGCAGACCAGAGCCACGAGGTAGCTGTGCAGGAGCCAGATGGCAGAGGAAGTCAAGCAGAGGGGACTGATACACCTGATATGGGCAGGCAACTGGACAGTTTGGAGACAATCAACCTGTCAGTAGAGCAACCACCAACTGCAAAT GATGAAGTTTGGCAGGTGGAGCAGGACCGAGAGCTGGACCAAGTGCCATCAAGATTAGAGCCTGGAGAGACTTCCCAGCTGCCTGGACCTCCATCAGGTCAACCTTAA